The nucleotide sequence CGGCTCCAAAAAAACTCCCCTTGGGTCCCTGAGGCATCAAAACTCGCGCCACGCACCCCGCAATCAGCTTCTCCTCCCTGCACACTCACGCGAACAATGCGCAAATCCGGCCGGGTCCTTCGCAAGGATTGACCCAGTCTTGCCCCATAAGGATCATCCACATTGATCACAGCCAGGCCTCCCTGCACAAGGAGTTCAAACAATCTGCGCTTGGCGCGATAATATGTCTCAAAATTCTTGTGATAATCCAGATGATCCTGCGTGAGATTACTAAAGATACCCGCCTCAAACCCGATATGGGCCACACGGCCCTGATCCAGAGCGTGAGAGGAGGCTTCCAGCACAACCCATCTCTGCCCCTCCTTCTCCATGTCCGAAAGCAGGCGCTGCAGGGTTACAGGGCCTGGGGTCGTTTGCTTGGAAGGAATGCTGCGGCGGCCGACACAGTACCGGACCGTCCCGATAAGGCCGGTGGAATGGCCTGCGCGCTCCAAAAGATACCGGAGGAGGAAACTGATGGTGGTCTTGCCGTTGGTTCCGGTCACGCCCAAGACCTTCAGGCGTTCACCCGGATATCCGTAAAAGGCCGCGGCCATTCGAGAGACGGCTTGGCGGCCTCCGTCAACCCACACCCGTGTGGCCGGAGAGAGGGCGTCCGTGTCCCCGCAGATTTCAGGATCCACAAAGACAACGGCCGAAGCGCCGCGGCTCACGGCTTCGGCCGCAAAATAGGACCCGGTCTGCGCCGTCCCCTGAAGCGCAATAAAAAGCCCTCCGGGCCGGACTTGCTGCGAGTGATCCGAAATAGAACGCAACTCCACATCCGGCCCCATCCAACGGATGATATTCAGGCCTTTGAGGATTTTGGAGAGTGGGACAGAACTCAAGGTTGCGCCCTCGCGACTGAAACTTCCTGTTTCTCGGCCGTCACTCCCAAGTGCGGAAGCA is from Candidatus Omnitrophota bacterium and encodes:
- a CDS encoding UDP-N-acetylmuramoyl-L-alanyl-D-glutamate--2,6-diaminopimelate ligase, which codes for MSSVPLSKILKGLNIIRWMGPDVELRSISDHSQQVRPGGLFIALQGTAQTGSYFAAEAVSRGASAVVFVDPEICGDTDALSPATRVWVDGGRQAVSRMAAAFYGYPGERLKVLGVTGTNGKTTISFLLRYLLERAGHSTGLIGTVRYCVGRRSIPSKQTTPGPVTLQRLLSDMEKEGQRWVVLEASSHALDQGRVAHIGFEAGIFSNLTQDHLDYHKNFETYYRAKRRLFELLVQGGLAVINVDDPYGARLGQSLRRTRPDLRIVRVSVQGGEADCGVRGASFDASGTQGEFFWSRGCEPIRTQLVGEFNLSNLALSVAALIHSGVHAKELFQALPDFAGAPGRLERISTGQGVEIYVDYAHTPDALERVLETLRPLCRESLRVVFGCGGDRDRKKRPVMGEIADRLADAVYVTSDNPRSEDPGTIMEEILQGTRGRSRCVGIPDRYQAIRRAYAESKPGDWIVVAGKGHEAFQLMGNVTHSFDDRQVLRAIIREFETRTGVKGTAAVTADPDVERVKA